The following are encoded in a window of Heteronotia binoei isolate CCM8104 ecotype False Entrance Well chromosome 9, APGP_CSIRO_Hbin_v1, whole genome shotgun sequence genomic DNA:
- the IDH3B gene encoding isocitrate dehydrogenase [NAD] subunit beta, mitochondrial isoform X1: protein MAALSSFRAAARSFLHPQSCGVWRSVSSSAVLQQGRAPAEKPKAEGIFQVTMLPGDGVGPELMHSVKEVFKAAAVPVEFEEHHLSEVQNMASEEKLDEFLDSMKKSKVALIGKIHTPMEYKGELASYDMRLRRKLDLFANVVHVSSLPGYKTRHNNLDLVIIREQTEGEYSSLEHESVKGVIECLKIITRAKSQRIAKFAFDYATKKGRSKVTAVHKANIMKLGDGLFLRCCKEVAELYPKIKFDTMIIDNCCMQLVQNPYQFDVLVMPNLYGNIIDNLAAGLVGGAGVVPGESYSAEYAVFEMGARHPFAQAVGRNIANPTAMLLSAANMLHHLNLEHHSVLISDAVKKVIKMGKVRTRDMGGYSTTSDFVKSVMDHLHPHYGA from the exons ATGGCGGCCCTCAGCAGCTTCCGGGCAGCAGCCAGG TCTTTCCTGCATCCCCAGAGCTGTGGAGTATGGAGAAGCGTCAGCAGCTCTGCTGTTCTTCAGCAGGGGCGAGCCCCG GCAGAGAAGCCGAAGGCTGAGGGGATCTTCCAGGTGACAATGCTCCCTGGGGATGGGGTGGGCCCGGAGCTTATGCACTCGGTCAAGGAAGTCTTCAAG GCGGCTGCTGTCCCCGTGGAGTTTGAGGAGCACCACCTGAGCGAGGTGCAGAACATGGCTTCCGAGGAGAAGCTGGACGAGTTCCTTGACTCCATGAAGAAGAGCAAAGTGGCTCTCATAG GAAAGATCCACACCCCCATGGAGTACAAGGGAGAACTGGCCTCCTATGACATGCGACTCAG GCGCAAACTCGACCTCTTTGCCAACGTGGTCCACGTGAGCAGCCTGCCTGGCTATAAAACGCGGCACAacaatctggacctggtgatcatCCGTGAGCAGACCGAGGGAGAGTACAGCTCCCTGGAGCACGAG AGCGTAAAGGGGGTCATTGAGTGCCTGAAGATCATCACCCGGGCCAAGTCGCAGCGCATTGCCAAATTTGCGTTTGATTACGCCACCAAGAAGGGCCGCTCCAAGGTCACAGCGGTGCACAAAGCCAACATAAT GAAGCTGGGGGATGGGCTCTTTCTGCGCTGCTGCAAAGAGGTGGCCGAGCTGTATCCCAAGATCAAGTTTGACACCATGATCATCGACAACTGCTGCATGCAG ctggtgcagaatccCTACCAGTTTGATGTTCTGGTCATGCCCAACTTGTACGGGAACATCATAGACAACCTGGCAGCCGGCCTCGTGGGCGGGGCGGGGGTGGTCCCTGGCGAGAGCTACAGCGCTGAGTACGCCGTCTTCGAGATG GGCGCACGGCATCCCTTTGCTCAGGCTGTGGGGAGGAATATCGCTAACCCCACTGCCATGTTGCTGTCTGCTGCCAACATGCTGCACCATCTCAA CCTGGAGCATCACTCCGTTCTGATCTCGGACGCAGTGAAGAAAGTGATCAAGATGGGCAAG GTGCGGACAAGAGACATGGGCGGTTACTCCACCACCTCTGACTTCGTCAAGTCTGTCATGGACCACTTGCACCCCCACTACGGGGCCTAG
- the IDH3B gene encoding isocitrate dehydrogenase [NAD] subunit beta, mitochondrial isoform X2 yields the protein MAALSSFRAAARSFLHPQSCGVWRSVSSSAVLQQGRAPAEKPKAEGIFQVTMLPGDGVGPELMHSVKEVFKAAAVPVEFEEHHLSEVQNMASEEKLDEFLDSMKKSKVALIGKIHTPMEYKGELASYDMRLRRKLDLFANVVHVSSLPGYKTRHNNLDLVIIREQTEGEYSSLEHESVKGVIECLKIITRAKSQRIAKFAFDYATKKGRSKVTAVHKANIMKLGDGLFLRCCKEVAELYPKIKFDTMIIDNCCMQLVQNPYQFDVLVMPNLYGNIIDNLAAGLVGGAGVVPGESYSAEYAVFEMGARHPFAQAVGRNIANPTAMLLSAANMLHHLNLEHHSVLISDAVKKVIKMGKVRTPDMGGYATSHDFTRAVIAALEH from the exons ATGGCGGCCCTCAGCAGCTTCCGGGCAGCAGCCAGG TCTTTCCTGCATCCCCAGAGCTGTGGAGTATGGAGAAGCGTCAGCAGCTCTGCTGTTCTTCAGCAGGGGCGAGCCCCG GCAGAGAAGCCGAAGGCTGAGGGGATCTTCCAGGTGACAATGCTCCCTGGGGATGGGGTGGGCCCGGAGCTTATGCACTCGGTCAAGGAAGTCTTCAAG GCGGCTGCTGTCCCCGTGGAGTTTGAGGAGCACCACCTGAGCGAGGTGCAGAACATGGCTTCCGAGGAGAAGCTGGACGAGTTCCTTGACTCCATGAAGAAGAGCAAAGTGGCTCTCATAG GAAAGATCCACACCCCCATGGAGTACAAGGGAGAACTGGCCTCCTATGACATGCGACTCAG GCGCAAACTCGACCTCTTTGCCAACGTGGTCCACGTGAGCAGCCTGCCTGGCTATAAAACGCGGCACAacaatctggacctggtgatcatCCGTGAGCAGACCGAGGGAGAGTACAGCTCCCTGGAGCACGAG AGCGTAAAGGGGGTCATTGAGTGCCTGAAGATCATCACCCGGGCCAAGTCGCAGCGCATTGCCAAATTTGCGTTTGATTACGCCACCAAGAAGGGCCGCTCCAAGGTCACAGCGGTGCACAAAGCCAACATAAT GAAGCTGGGGGATGGGCTCTTTCTGCGCTGCTGCAAAGAGGTGGCCGAGCTGTATCCCAAGATCAAGTTTGACACCATGATCATCGACAACTGCTGCATGCAG ctggtgcagaatccCTACCAGTTTGATGTTCTGGTCATGCCCAACTTGTACGGGAACATCATAGACAACCTGGCAGCCGGCCTCGTGGGCGGGGCGGGGGTGGTCCCTGGCGAGAGCTACAGCGCTGAGTACGCCGTCTTCGAGATG GGCGCACGGCATCCCTTTGCTCAGGCTGTGGGGAGGAATATCGCTAACCCCACTGCCATGTTGCTGTCTGCTGCCAACATGCTGCACCATCTCAA CCTGGAGCATCACTCCGTTCTGATCTCGGACGCAGTGAAGAAAGTGATCAAGATGGGCAAG GTGAGGACCCCAGACATGGGTGGCTACGCCACCTCCCATGACTTCACGCGTGCTGTGATCGCCGCCCTGGAGCACTAG